A region of Sulfuricella denitrificans skB26 DNA encodes the following proteins:
- a CDS encoding Mth938-like domain-containing protein, protein MKFHLADDAGLNLFTGYDIDYVAVNHQHYQASLIVLPDRIVETWPPQSFAALGAAHFEAILEFMPEIVLLGTGSTLRFPHPRLTDALIRAYIGVEVMDTPAACRTYNILASEGRKVAAALLLG, encoded by the coding sequence TTGAAATTCCACCTGGCCGACGATGCCGGCTTAAATCTTTTCACTGGCTACGACATCGATTATGTCGCGGTCAACCATCAACACTATCAAGCCAGCCTGATCGTGCTGCCGGATCGGATCGTCGAAACATGGCCGCCGCAAAGCTTTGCAGCGTTGGGAGCCGCCCATTTTGAAGCCATCCTGGAGTTTATGCCGGAGATCGTACTGCTCGGCACCGGCAGCACCCTGCGCTTTCCTCACCCCCGCCTGACGGACGCACTGATCCGGGCGTATATCGGCGTGGAGGTGATGGACACCCCAGCTGCCTGCCGCACCTACAACATCCTCGCGTCCGAGGGCAGAAAGGTGGCAGCGGCGCTGTTGCTGGGTTAG
- a CDS encoding homoserine dehydrogenase translates to MKPINVGLLGLGTVGGGTLTVLRRNAGEITRRAGREIKVTMAAVRDLEKARKLAGPELEITTDPMAVVNNTDIDIVVELIGGTSLAKDLVLKAIANGKHVVTANKALLAMHGNEIFQAAQAKGVMVAFEAAVAGGIPIIKALREGLTANRIEWIAGIINGTTNFILTEMRDKGLAFDAVLQQAQELGYAEADPTFDIEGVDAAHKLTIMAAIGFGIPMQFDKAYTEGISKLTKEDIAYAEQLGYRIKLLGITKRTEQGIELRVHPTLIPAKRLIANVEGVMNAVLVKGDAVGATMYYGRGAGAEPTASSVVADLVDVTRMLTSDPENRVPHLAFQPDALSDVPVLAIDEVRTSYYLRLRVFDKPGVLADVTRILADLGISIDAMIQKEPAEGEEQADVILLTHITVEKFINQAIAKIEALSSISGKVTRIRLEELSSN, encoded by the coding sequence ATGAAACCCATCAACGTAGGTTTGTTAGGCCTGGGTACCGTCGGCGGCGGCACCCTCACAGTATTGCGGCGCAATGCCGGAGAAATTACCCGCCGTGCCGGGCGCGAAATCAAGGTGACCATGGCGGCGGTACGCGATCTGGAAAAGGCGCGGAAACTTGCCGGCCCCGAGCTGGAAATTACCACTGACCCGATGGCGGTAGTGAATAACACGGACATCGATATCGTCGTCGAGTTGATCGGCGGTACGTCGTTGGCCAAGGACCTGGTCCTGAAGGCGATCGCCAACGGCAAGCACGTGGTCACGGCGAACAAGGCGCTGTTGGCGATGCATGGCAACGAAATTTTCCAGGCGGCACAGGCCAAGGGCGTGATGGTAGCCTTCGAGGCGGCCGTGGCAGGCGGCATCCCGATCATCAAGGCGTTGCGCGAGGGCCTCACCGCCAACCGCATCGAATGGATCGCCGGCATCATCAACGGTACTACCAACTTCATCCTGACCGAAATGCGCGACAAGGGCCTGGCCTTCGATGCCGTGCTTCAACAGGCGCAGGAACTCGGCTATGCAGAGGCCGATCCGACCTTCGATATCGAAGGCGTCGACGCGGCGCACAAGCTCACCATTATGGCGGCGATTGGTTTCGGTATTCCGATGCAGTTCGACAAAGCTTACACCGAGGGCATCAGCAAGCTCACCAAAGAAGATATCGCTTATGCCGAACAACTGGGCTACCGCATTAAGCTGCTCGGCATCACCAAACGTACCGAACAGGGCATTGAACTGCGTGTTCATCCGACGCTGATCCCGGCCAAGCGCCTGATCGCCAATGTGGAAGGCGTGATGAATGCGGTGCTGGTCAAAGGCGATGCCGTTGGCGCGACCATGTATTACGGCCGCGGCGCCGGTGCTGAGCCGACTGCGAGTTCCGTGGTGGCGGACCTGGTCGATGTGACCCGGATGCTGACCTCCGATCCGGAAAACCGCGTGCCGCACCTGGCCTTCCAGCCGGACGCCTTGTCCGATGTGCCGGTGCTGGCAATCGACGAAGTCCGTACTTCCTACTACTTGCGCCTGCGTGTTTTCGACAAGCCCGGCGTGCTGGCTGATGTAACGCGGATTCTGGCCGATCTGGGGATCTCGATTGATGCCATGATCCAGAAAGAGCCTGCCGAAGGCGAAGAGCAGGCTGACGTGATCTTGTTGACCCATATCACGGTAGAAAAATTCATCAACCAGGCGATCGCCAAAATTGAGGCGTTGTCTTCGATTTCCGGCAAGGTGACGCGGATACGTCTGGAAGAACTAAGCTCGAATTAA
- a CDS encoding ABC transporter substrate-binding protein, whose amino-acid sequence MKKTLIATLLLGMFAVPSFAADAIKIAITGPFSGGSAPMGISMRDGAKLAISEINAAGGISVGSKKMKIEIIERDDEGKNERGALIGQELASMGDLSGVIGTVNTGGRARGRQAFAG is encoded by the coding sequence ATGAAAAAGACTTTAATTGCAACGCTGCTGCTGGGTATGTTTGCTGTTCCTTCGTTTGCCGCTGATGCCATCAAGATTGCAATTACCGGCCCATTTAGTGGCGGTTCGGCTCCGATGGGCATATCCATGAGGGACGGCGCCAAACTCGCGATTTCCGAGATCAACGCGGCGGGCGGTATCAGTGTCGGCAGCAAGAAGATGAAAATCGAGATAATCGAACGGGACGATGAAGGCAAGAACGAGCGTGGCGCTCTGATCGGGCAGGAACTGGCCTCGATGGGCGATTTGTCCGGCGTGATCGGCACCGTGAATACGGGGGGTCGTGCTCGCGGGCGACAAGCATTTGCAGGATAA
- a CDS encoding ABC transporter substrate-binding protein yields MTQWSKAGVKDLSIFRFSANDGIQSAMVIEEAINRKFTKVAILHDATNYGVSGRDDLLEQIKKQGDKLQVVATEKYNIGDKDMTAQLMRAKAGGAQAILLWGIGPEMAALANGMAKMGMKEPLIGGWTLSMSNFIDNAGKSGDGALMPQTFIEEPITPKAKSFIEGYHKAYGVSRMASPMSAAQGYDAVYIFAAAVKQAQSDDTHKIKEALEDLKEPVKGVIATWLRPFSKWDPANEQTHEAFRRDQVVMGMVKDGRVVFANEAEKQRLIKSATEVKKGK; encoded by the coding sequence ATGACTCAGTGGAGCAAGGCAGGGGTGAAGGATTTGTCGATTTTCCGTTTTTCCGCGAATGACGGCATTCAGTCCGCCATGGTGATTGAAGAGGCGATCAACCGTAAATTTACCAAAGTGGCGATCCTGCACGACGCAACCAACTACGGTGTTTCCGGTCGTGACGACCTGCTGGAGCAAATCAAGAAGCAGGGTGACAAACTGCAGGTGGTTGCCACCGAAAAATACAACATCGGCGACAAGGACATGACGGCGCAGTTGATGCGTGCGAAAGCCGGTGGTGCACAGGCGATCCTGCTCTGGGGGATTGGACCCGAGATGGCCGCCCTTGCTAACGGTATGGCAAAAATGGGCATGAAAGAGCCGCTGATCGGCGGCTGGACCCTCTCTATGTCCAACTTCATCGATAACGCAGGCAAGAGCGGCGATGGTGCCTTGATGCCGCAGACCTTCATTGAGGAGCCGATTACGCCCAAGGCCAAGAGTTTCATCGAAGGCTACCACAAGGCTTATGGGGTCAGCCGCATGGCATCCCCGATGTCTGCAGCCCAGGGTTATGATGCCGTTTATATTTTTGCAGCTGCCGTGAAACAGGCGCAAAGCGATGACACCCACAAGATCAAGGAAGCGCTTGAGGATTTGAAAGAACCCGTGAAAGGCGTGATCGCTACCTGGCTGCGCCCCTTCAGTAAATGGGATCCTGCCAACGAGCAGACCCATGAAGCTTTCCGTCGTGATCAGGTGGTGATGGGTATGGTCAAGGATGGTCGCGTCGTTTTCGCCAATGAGGCTGAAAAGCAGCGTCTCATCAAAAGCGCAACGGAAGTGAAGAAAGGTAAGTAA
- a CDS encoding pyridoxal phosphate-dependent aminotransferase, whose translation MQPVLKSSKLANVCYDIRGPVMARARQMEEDGHRIIKLNIGNTAPFGFEVPEEILQDVIHNLPNASGYCESKGLFAARKAIMHYTQEKKIADVTMEDIYIGNGVSELIVMAMQGLLNTGDEVLVPMPDYPLWTAAVTLAGGTPHHYICDEQSGWLPDLNDIRGKIGPNTRAIVLINPNNPTGALYPVELLREVVEIARQHQLIIYSDEIYDKVLYDGATHTSIASLADDVLFITFNGLSKNYRAAGYRAGWLVVSGEKKHARDYIEGLTMLASMRLCSNVPAQYGIQTALGGYQSINDLVAPGGRLTKQRDLAYQLLTDIPGVTCVKPQGAMYLFPRLDAKMYPIADDQEFILELLLEEKVLLVQGSGFNWPNPDHFRVVFLPNVDDLTEAIGRIAHFLEHYRKRHGS comes from the coding sequence ATGCAACCCGTACTCAAATCCAGCAAGCTCGCCAACGTCTGCTACGACATCCGTGGACCGGTGATGGCGCGTGCCCGGCAGATGGAGGAGGACGGGCATCGCATTATCAAACTCAACATCGGCAATACGGCACCGTTCGGTTTTGAAGTGCCGGAGGAAATCCTGCAGGATGTGATCCATAATCTGCCCAATGCCTCCGGGTATTGCGAATCCAAAGGGCTGTTCGCCGCGCGCAAGGCGATCATGCACTACACCCAGGAAAAGAAAATCGCCGATGTGACGATGGAGGATATCTACATCGGCAACGGCGTGTCCGAGCTGATCGTGATGGCGATGCAGGGTTTGCTGAACACTGGAGATGAAGTACTGGTGCCGATGCCTGACTATCCGCTGTGGACAGCGGCGGTAACACTGGCCGGCGGCACGCCCCACCATTACATCTGCGACGAGCAGTCTGGCTGGCTGCCAGATCTGAACGATATTCGCGGCAAAATCGGGCCAAATACCCGTGCGATTGTTCTGATCAACCCGAATAATCCGACCGGTGCGCTTTATCCGGTTGAACTGCTGCGAGAGGTCGTGGAGATCGCGCGACAACACCAGCTGATCATCTACTCCGACGAGATCTACGACAAGGTCTTGTATGACGGTGCGACCCATACCTCGATTGCGTCTCTGGCAGACGACGTGCTGTTCATTACCTTCAACGGACTTTCCAAGAATTACCGTGCAGCCGGTTATCGTGCGGGATGGCTGGTGGTGTCGGGCGAAAAAAAGCATGCCAGAGATTACATTGAAGGCTTAACCATGCTCGCCTCGATGCGATTGTGTTCCAACGTGCCGGCGCAGTACGGAATACAGACTGCACTTGGCGGCTACCAGAGCATCAATGATCTGGTCGCGCCCGGGGGGCGTCTGACCAAGCAACGCGACCTGGCCTATCAGTTGCTCACCGATATTCCCGGTGTAACCTGCGTCAAGCCGCAGGGCGCCATGTATTTGTTCCCCCGGCTTGATGCCAAGATGTACCCGATTGCCGATGACCAGGAATTCATCCTTGAGTTGCTGCTTGAGGAAAAGGTGTTGCTGGTGCAGGGCAGCGGTTTCAACTGGCCAAACCCCGATCATTTCCGGGTGGTGTTCCTGCCCAACGTAGACGACCTCACCGAGGCCATAGGTCGTATTGCACACTTTCTTGAGCACTATCGCAAGCGGCATGGTTCCTAA
- a CDS encoding EAL domain-containing protein, giving the protein MLWNKIGLLPRLLFFVVLVIFSSGGLLSYLQMADESAYVREHHLTELRDTQRFLDQLLPKYVVNNNVAAIQQVFGAQIGEPSNIGRIEWQSGSGLQVIQDGGKVPLSAPEWFVRFAPIPPEELISSINVGEANFGTLKLRIDPVPSINRLWQHLSTQLKIIALANFAVILLLVLLLRGNLKTLRQLSISAIRFKRGDYSARVEAGGDPEINGAAQAFNRMAEEVEHLLQSLDQSENRFRAIFDQTFQFAGLLDREGILLEANQGVLDAAGIRASEVVGRPLWDTPWWDPAEAPRLREAVERAAHGEFVRYETYFLGSDGMPRAVDFSLKPFREKNKEITWLIAEGRDITSLKQAEAELRAEKVRAQVTLSSIGDAVITTDAMGRVEYLNPVAEQLTGWASWEAHGLELQKVFNVVGETPRLPLATHAARMLVPGTVIELESNGLLRTRGGREVSIEESVAPIRDGNGDVLGCVLVFHDVSEKRRLMQQITWQAGHDALTKLPNRSLLADRLELAISSAKRMDKLLMVGFIDLDKFKEINDLYGHELGDLLLIEVAHRLTLSVRGGDTVSRLGGDEFVLLLTNVADLEEAEAALQRILLDIARPYQVNGLIMQLTASIGATIYPLNDTDSGNLLRHADQALYQAKQTGRNRFCLFDISLDKEVRFLYQEQERIAQALAQGEMELYYQPKVNMRTGEVFGFEALLRWNHPERGLVMPMEYLPLIEQTDLIKDIGMWVMRDVLRQLAVWRAEGLNTLVSINLGACHFRSMEFVDQLRDVLAEYPSVPPSSLELEILECAALDDIQTVRSIMLGCQELGVSFALDDFGAGYSSLAYLKRLPANMLKIDRSFIHNMLEDSGDLTIIEGVVSMASIFNLDVIAEGVETMEQGVMLMRLGCGKAQGYGIAHPMPASKVPYWIEQFKPDPGWLRWANTRWDLADFPLLMAQSDHVQWVKRVMMAIEGATLMLSEGELKSHHHCRFGHWYYGHGKERYGHLTGYYDLEPIHTMVHEVGAELIRLRGAGEVEAVAELCPKLMKLNGEVLDKLADLQKAVIRTLR; this is encoded by the coding sequence GTGTTATGGAACAAGATCGGGCTGCTGCCCCGCTTGCTGTTCTTTGTGGTACTGGTGATTTTTTCTTCGGGTGGCCTGCTCAGCTATCTACAGATGGCGGATGAAAGCGCCTATGTGCGCGAACACCATCTGACTGAGCTGCGAGATACCCAGCGTTTCCTTGATCAGTTGTTGCCGAAGTACGTGGTTAACAATAATGTCGCCGCTATTCAGCAAGTGTTTGGCGCTCAGATCGGAGAGCCTAGTAATATTGGTCGTATTGAGTGGCAGTCAGGCTCCGGCTTGCAGGTCATTCAGGACGGCGGCAAAGTGCCGCTTTCCGCGCCCGAGTGGTTTGTTCGTTTCGCTCCTATTCCCCCTGAGGAGCTGATTTCATCCATCAATGTCGGTGAAGCGAATTTCGGTACGCTGAAGCTGCGCATCGATCCAGTGCCGTCGATCAATCGGCTGTGGCAGCATTTGTCAACGCAGCTCAAGATTATTGCACTGGCGAATTTTGCCGTCATCCTGCTCCTTGTTTTATTGCTGCGCGGCAACCTGAAAACGTTGCGCCAGTTGTCGATTTCCGCTATCCGTTTCAAGCGGGGCGACTACAGTGCGCGGGTCGAGGCTGGAGGCGACCCAGAAATCAACGGGGCGGCTCAGGCCTTCAACCGAATGGCGGAGGAGGTGGAGCATTTGCTGCAGTCGCTGGATCAGAGCGAGAACAGGTTTCGGGCAATTTTCGATCAAACATTCCAGTTCGCTGGCCTGCTAGACAGGGAAGGCATATTGCTGGAAGCCAATCAGGGCGTCCTGGATGCTGCCGGGATCCGCGCCAGCGAGGTGGTTGGCCGCCCGCTCTGGGATACGCCATGGTGGGACCCTGCGGAAGCGCCGCGTCTGCGCGAGGCGGTTGAGCGCGCCGCCCACGGTGAATTCGTTCGCTACGAAACCTATTTCCTGGGGTCGGATGGGATGCCTCGCGCCGTGGATTTTTCCCTGAAGCCATTTCGTGAGAAAAACAAGGAGATTACCTGGCTGATTGCGGAAGGCCGCGATATCACTTCTCTCAAGCAGGCGGAAGCGGAGCTTCGCGCCGAAAAGGTGCGAGCACAGGTGACTTTGTCCTCGATAGGCGATGCGGTCATTACCACCGATGCGATGGGGCGTGTGGAATACCTCAACCCGGTGGCGGAACAGTTGACTGGTTGGGCATCCTGGGAAGCACATGGTCTCGAATTGCAGAAGGTCTTCAACGTGGTCGGTGAAACTCCACGACTTCCATTGGCAACTCACGCGGCGCGCATGCTGGTTCCGGGTACGGTGATCGAACTGGAGAGCAACGGTTTACTGCGTACTCGTGGCGGGCGTGAGGTTTCTATCGAGGAGTCCGTTGCGCCGATCCGCGATGGCAATGGCGATGTGCTAGGTTGTGTGCTGGTGTTTCATGACGTCAGCGAAAAGCGCCGACTGATGCAGCAAATCACCTGGCAGGCGGGGCACGATGCCTTGACCAAGCTGCCCAATCGCTCCTTGCTGGCTGACCGTCTCGAACTGGCGATTTCCAGCGCTAAACGCATGGACAAGCTGCTGATGGTCGGTTTCATCGACCTGGATAAATTCAAGGAAATTAACGATCTCTACGGACACGAACTGGGTGACCTGCTGCTGATCGAGGTGGCGCACCGCCTGACGCTCAGCGTGCGCGGTGGTGATACGGTATCTCGTCTGGGGGGCGACGAGTTCGTGCTGTTGCTTACCAATGTTGCCGATCTGGAGGAGGCGGAAGCGGCGCTACAGCGGATTTTGCTGGATATTGCGCGGCCCTATCAAGTCAACGGTTTGATTATGCAGTTGACCGCCAGCATTGGCGCGACTATCTATCCGCTCAACGATACCGATTCCGGCAACCTGCTGCGCCATGCCGACCAAGCGTTGTATCAGGCCAAGCAAACCGGGCGCAACCGTTTTTGCCTGTTCGATATTTCACTCGACAAAGAGGTTCGCTTCCTTTACCAGGAGCAGGAGCGGATTGCTCAGGCGCTGGCGCAGGGTGAAATGGAGCTTTACTACCAGCCCAAGGTGAACATGCGCACCGGCGAGGTGTTTGGCTTCGAAGCGTTGCTGCGCTGGAATCATCCGGAACGCGGCCTGGTGATGCCGATGGAATACCTGCCGCTGATCGAGCAGACCGATCTGATCAAGGATATCGGGATGTGGGTGATGCGGGATGTGCTGCGCCAGTTGGCGGTGTGGCGAGCAGAGGGACTGAACACCCTGGTGAGTATCAACCTTGGGGCGTGCCATTTCAGAAGCATGGAATTTGTCGATCAACTGCGGGATGTGCTTGCGGAATATCCCTCGGTTCCGCCCAGCTCACTGGAACTGGAGATTCTGGAATGCGCTGCGCTCGACGATATCCAGACGGTGCGTTCCATCATGCTGGGCTGTCAGGAACTGGGCGTAAGCTTCGCGTTGGACGACTTCGGCGCGGGCTATTCGTCGCTGGCTTATCTCAAGCGTCTGCCCGCCAATATGCTGAAAATTGACCGGTCATTCATCCACAACATGCTGGAAGATTCGGGCGATCTCACCATCATCGAAGGGGTGGTAAGCATGGCGAGCATTTTCAATCTGGATGTGATTGCGGAGGGCGTCGAAACCATGGAGCAGGGCGTGATGCTGATGCGCCTGGGTTGTGGCAAGGCGCAGGGCTATGGCATTGCTCACCCCATGCCGGCTTCGAAGGTGCCGTACTGGATTGAGCAGTTCAAGCCTGATCCGGGTTGGCTGCGCTGGGCAAATACGCGTTGGGATCTGGCCGATTTTCCGTTGCTGATGGCGCAATCCGATCATGTGCAATGGGTCAAGCGGGTGATGATGGCGATCGAAGGCGCCACCTTGATGCTGAGCGAGGGGGAACTGAAAAGTCACCATCATTGCCGATTCGGCCACTGGTATTACGGCCATGGCAAGGAACGCTATGGCCATCTGACCGGCTACTATGACCTTGAGCCGATCCATACCATGGTGCATGAAGTCGGTGCGGAACTCATTCGTTTGCGTGGTGCTGGTGAGGTTGAGGCTGTCGCTGAGTTATGTCCCAAGTTGATGAAATTGAATGGCGAGGTGCTGGATAAGCTGGCCGACCTGCAGAAGGCCGTGATCAGGACATTGCGATAA
- the thrC gene encoding threonine synthase: MKYLSTRGGMQPKTFTEILLGGLATDGGLTISEAYPRFSKEELAAMRDMSYRELAFEVIRRFADDIPAADLRAIVDKTYTAEIFRSDEITPVKTLEPGLHLLGLSYGPTLAFKDVAMQLLGNLFEYVLAKENSEINILGATSGDTGSAAEYAMRGKRGIKVFMLSPQGKMSPFQTAQMFSLQDPNIFNIAVKGVFDDCQDIVKAVSNDLDFKAKHKIGAVNSINWARVTAQVVYYFKAYFAVTQSNDEEVSFSVPSGNFGNVCAGHIARQMGLPIKKLIVATNENDVLDEFFRTGVYRPRPQTEHTSSPSMDISKASNFERFVYDLVGRDPAVVNELWKEVDAGGSFDLSKTPYFARVREFGFESGSSSHANRLETIRHMHQKYGVMIDTHTADGVKVGLEHREANVPMVCLETALPAKFEETIREALGCEPERPADMVGIENLPQRFEVMAADAEAVKRFIVQHTG, translated from the coding sequence ATGAAATACTTGAGCACCCGCGGCGGCATGCAGCCTAAAACCTTCACCGAAATCCTGCTCGGAGGCCTCGCTACCGATGGTGGCCTGACCATCTCAGAAGCTTACCCCCGATTCAGCAAGGAAGAACTCGCCGCGATGCGTGACATGAGCTACCGCGAGCTGGCATTCGAGGTAATACGCCGCTTCGCAGACGATATTCCCGCCGCCGACCTCAGGGCCATCGTCGACAAGACCTATACCGCAGAGATTTTCCGCAGCGACGAGATTACGCCGGTGAAAACGCTGGAGCCGGGGTTGCACCTGCTCGGGCTGTCTTACGGCCCGACGCTGGCTTTCAAGGATGTGGCGATGCAGTTGCTCGGCAACTTGTTCGAGTACGTGCTTGCCAAGGAAAATTCCGAGATCAACATCCTCGGTGCGACTTCGGGCGATACCGGCAGCGCGGCGGAATATGCCATGCGCGGCAAGCGTGGCATCAAGGTTTTCATGCTTTCACCGCAGGGAAAGATGAGTCCGTTCCAGACTGCCCAGATGTTCTCTCTGCAGGACCCGAACATTTTCAACATCGCCGTGAAGGGCGTGTTCGATGATTGCCAGGACATCGTCAAGGCGGTCTCCAATGACCTCGACTTCAAGGCCAAACACAAGATCGGCGCAGTCAACTCGATCAACTGGGCGCGCGTCACGGCCCAGGTGGTGTACTACTTCAAGGCCTATTTCGCGGTGACCCAAAGCAACGACGAGGAAGTGTCTTTCTCCGTGCCGTCGGGCAATTTCGGCAACGTCTGCGCCGGCCACATCGCCCGTCAGATGGGCCTGCCGATCAAGAAACTGATCGTTGCAACCAACGAGAACGACGTGCTCGACGAGTTCTTCCGCACTGGCGTTTATCGTCCTCGTCCGCAAACCGAGCATACCAGCAGCCCGTCGATGGATATCTCCAAGGCGTCCAACTTCGAGCGCTTTGTTTACGATCTGGTCGGACGCGATCCGGCAGTGGTGAACGAGCTATGGAAGGAAGTGGACGCGGGTGGCAGCTTCGATCTTTCGAAAACGCCGTATTTCGCCAGAGTCAGGGAATTCGGCTTCGAATCCGGCTCCAGCAGCCATGCAAACCGGCTGGAAACCATACGCCACATGCACCAGAAATACGGCGTGATGATCGACACCCACACTGCCGACGGCGTGAAGGTTGGCCTGGAGCACCGTGAAGCCAACGTGCCCATGGTCTGCCTGGAAACTGCATTGCCCGCCAAATTCGAGGAAACCATCCGCGAAGCGCTGGGTTGCGAGCCTGAGCGCCCGGCCGATATGGTGGGGATAGAGAACCTGCCGCAGCGCTTCGAAGTCATGGCGGCGGATGCCGAAGCAGTGAAGCGCTTCATCGTTCAGCACACCGGCTAA
- a CDS encoding AEC family transporter, translating into MNNLILLVACFIFGMALRKGGRMPDNAPSALNSFIIHISLPALVLLYIHDIHFTRELAYAAAMPWILFAMGAGFFWMAGRVLKLPRATVGALMLTGGLGNTSFIGLPMIETFYGHEGIATGIIADQLGSFLALSTVGIIVAGLYSSGAPDARTIARKIMLFPPFIALVVAVLLIPVDYPLWFSAVLKRLGDTLAPLALVSVGLQLQLGHLAGNGRNLALGLVFKLFLAPLLLCFLLVGALGGHGLVTQVTLFEAAMGPMITGAIVAIEHDLDPPLVTLMVAVGIALSFFTLTAWWWVLRAV; encoded by the coding sequence ATGAATAATCTTATCCTGCTGGTCGCCTGTTTCATTTTCGGTATGGCGCTGCGCAAGGGTGGGCGCATGCCTGACAACGCGCCTTCTGCGCTGAACAGCTTCATCATCCACATCTCCCTGCCGGCACTGGTTCTGCTCTACATTCATGATATCCATTTCACGCGCGAGCTAGCGTATGCGGCCGCCATGCCCTGGATATTATTTGCTATGGGCGCCGGGTTCTTCTGGATGGCAGGACGGGTGCTCAAATTGCCGCGCGCGACTGTCGGTGCCTTGATGCTCACCGGAGGGTTAGGTAACACTTCGTTTATTGGTTTGCCCATGATCGAAACCTTTTACGGGCACGAGGGCATTGCAACCGGGATCATTGCTGACCAGTTGGGCTCCTTCCTGGCACTGTCCACAGTCGGGATCATTGTTGCCGGCCTGTATTCCTCCGGTGCCCCGGACGCCCGAACCATCGCACGCAAAATCATGTTGTTTCCGCCTTTCATCGCATTGGTGGTTGCTGTACTGCTGATCCCGGTGGATTATCCATTATGGTTTTCAGCTGTTCTGAAGCGTCTGGGCGACACCCTGGCGCCGCTCGCACTGGTGTCGGTGGGCTTACAGTTGCAGCTAGGGCACTTGGCGGGCAATGGCCGCAACTTGGCGCTGGGCTTGGTGTTCAAATTATTTCTCGCACCGCTGCTGCTGTGTTTTTTGTTGGTGGGCGCGCTCGGGGGGCACGGGCTGGTAACGCAAGTAACGCTGTTCGAAGCCGCCATGGGGCCCATGATTACCGGCGCTATTGTGGCGATCGAACATGATCTCGATCCTCCTCTCGTCACTCTGATGGTGGCTGTGGGGATAGCCCTGTCCTTTTTTACGCTGACCGCTTGGTGGTGGGTATTGCGGGCCGTGTAA